The genome window GCGAACTCCGATCTGCCCCCTCACGATTCTTCCGTCGCGGATCAGGCGGCCAGCCACATACTCGAATGTGCGGCTCGGTATGGCGAAGCACAACCCCTGCGCCCCGCTGATGACCGCGGTGGCGAGCCCGACGACCTTGCCCGCGGAAGTCACGAGCGGACCGCCGGAGCTTCCGGGATTGAGCGCGGCGTCCGTCTGGATGATGCTCTCGATGAGACGTCCGGAGAGGGAGCGTAGCGATCGGCCGAGGGCGCTCACCACTCCGGCCGTCACCGTGCACTGGAAACCGAGAGGATTCCCGATGGCGACGACGAGCTGCCCCACCTTGAGCGCCTCCGAGTCGCCGACCCGGGCGCAGCGAAGGTTCGACGCCCCAATCCGAATGACGGCCAGATCCGTATGAGGGTCGTCTCCCACGAGGGTGGCCTCGTAGCTGCGGCCATCGAGCAGCGTCACCCCGATCCGGGTGGCATCGTGAACCACGTGGCTATTGGTCAAGATGAAGCCGTCCGGCGTCGCGACGAAGCCCGATCCGTTCCCTTCGGCGACCGGGCCGCGACGACGAGGGCTTCCACGCACCGCGACCTTGACGACCGACGGGCTCACCTCGTCGGCGACGCGGGTTACGCTGCGCGAATAGGCGTCGAGGGCTTCCTCGTCGCCGATGGTCTCCACCTTTGGGAGAGTCATCTCACGACCGCACTCCCGCGGTCACGGTGATCGTCTGCTCGGACCCCGTACGAAGAAGGCGCATCTCCAGATTCTTTCCCGCGCGTTCTTCCGTCAGGAGAGAGAGAAGCTGCGCCGGCGATTCGATGCGCTGTCCCGCGACTTCGAGGATGACGTCACCGAGGAAGAGTCCTCCCTGCTCCGCGGGGCTTCCTTCCTGGA of Vicinamibacteria bacterium contains these proteins:
- a CDS encoding trypsin-like peptidase domain-containing protein; this encodes MTLPKVETIGDEEALDAYSRSVTRVADEVSPSVVKVAVRGSPRRRGPVAEGNGSGFVATPDGFILTNSHVVHDATRIGVTLLDGRSYEATLVGDDPHTDLAVIRIGASNLRCARVGDSEALKVGQLVVAIGNPLGFQCTVTAGVVSALGRSLRSLSGRLIESIIQTDAALNPGSSGGPLVTSAGKVVGLATAVISGAQGLCFAIPSRTFEYVAGRLIRDGRIVRGQIGVRGQDVPIPTRLTRHHDLPNTKGILVISVQSSGPAARAGVRDGDIVVSFAGNPVTGVDDLHRLLTGERIGVAATIEILRGTEKRTQQVVPEAF